A stretch of Bacillus pseudomycoides DNA encodes these proteins:
- a CDS encoding DnaD domain-containing protein, with translation MGVYRSVQVNFWQDEFVLDLTPEERYFYMYLLTCSKTRQCGIYPLPLRLVEMETGYNRETVEKLLQRFVAYGKILYDAKTKELYVLNWLRYNPVTNTNIEKCVLRELKTVKNKEFVHMFLQRCLEEELNIPLLLEHFGMPVEVSDVIPQEVFQGCAQDEKVEEIEGKANPGSSVFTFYEQNFGSLSSYAAEELSEWVTDLSEELVLKALQIAYENNKRTLAYVKGILRDWHGKGYTKLSEIEEAAAKFRKKEPPILYETEKFLEECEEWKKNVPSEEKLQKFLQEQGWQP, from the coding sequence ATGGGAGTATACCGGAGTGTACAGGTGAATTTTTGGCAAGATGAGTTTGTGCTGGATTTAACGCCAGAGGAGCGTTATTTTTATATGTATTTGCTGACATGTTCGAAGACGAGACAATGCGGGATTTACCCACTGCCACTACGTTTGGTAGAGATGGAAACGGGGTATAATCGTGAAACGGTTGAGAAGTTGTTGCAGAGGTTTGTTGCGTATGGAAAGATATTATATGACGCGAAAACGAAGGAGTTATATGTTCTAAATTGGTTACGTTATAACCCTGTTACGAATACGAACATAGAAAAGTGTGTGTTACGTGAGTTAAAGACTGTGAAAAATAAAGAGTTTGTACATATGTTTCTTCAAAGATGCCTCGAGGAAGAGTTGAATATTCCGTTATTGTTAGAACATTTCGGAATGCCAGTTGAAGTATCTGATGTGATTCCGCAAGAAGTTTTTCAAGGTTGTGCACAGGATGAGAAAGTAGAAGAAATAGAAGGAAAAGCGAATCCAGGTAGCAGTGTATTCACGTTTTATGAACAAAACTTCGGTAGTTTGTCATCATATGCAGCGGAGGAATTAAGTGAATGGGTTACGGATTTGTCGGAGGAGCTTGTACTAAAGGCACTTCAGATTGCCTATGAAAATAATAAGCGGACGCTTGCTTATGTGAAGGGGATTTTACGAGATTGGCATGGGAAAGGATATACGAAGCTCAGTGAAATAGAGGAAGCAGCAGCGAAGTTTCGAAAGAAGGAGCCGCCTATTCTTTATGAGACGGAGAAGTTTTTGGAGGAGTGTGAAGAGTGGAAGAAGAATGTTCCGTCTGAGGAAAAATTACAGAAGTTCTTGCAGGAACAAGGGTGGCAGCCGTGA
- a CDS encoding TROVE domain-containing protein, whose translation MSKFNHSSQGSRQTYTKEGGTAYKMYDKDKLITLVLTSFFNEPKFYGDNSEELVTIAKQIMDRDPKFVASLAVYAREVFYMRSVTHVLAVELANHPEGRKYARQTVSRIAQRPDDVTEIMAYQLGVYGRKNPIPNSLKKGLADAFSTFDEYQLAKYNRTGKDVTLKDVFRLVSPSAKKGTERYELYKRLLENTLQVPFTWETQLSQKGNKKEVWEELIDSGKVGYMALLRNLRNIVNSGASNIDTVYNILRDPERVKKSKQLPFRFFSAYRVVQEKLPQAGSELLDVLNDAIEASVTNMPRLSGTTFMTADISGSMTSYPVSKDGTVKCADIATLMMAMAHSFCDNSITSVFATDFKVVNVSTRSGILENMNTFLSEVNKHGYGTNLHHSIKYLLDNKIKVDRILVFSDEQVYGDRYEGNSSQILLETYRREINPDVWVHSFNLNSYGNQQFVGEKTNLIGGWSEKCLDFIQYAEEGTGSLISAIENYQ comes from the coding sequence ATGTCAAAGTTTAATCATTCTTCTCAAGGAAGCCGTCAAACGTATACAAAAGAGGGCGGAACAGCTTATAAAATGTATGATAAAGATAAATTAATTACGCTGGTATTAACATCTTTTTTTAATGAGCCTAAATTTTATGGAGACAACAGCGAAGAATTAGTTACTATTGCAAAACAAATCATGGACAGAGACCCTAAATTTGTTGCAAGTTTAGCAGTCTATGCACGTGAAGTGTTCTACATGCGTTCTGTTACACATGTATTAGCAGTGGAACTTGCAAACCACCCTGAAGGTCGTAAATATGCTCGTCAAACAGTTTCTCGTATTGCGCAGCGTCCGGATGATGTAACAGAAATAATGGCATATCAATTAGGGGTATATGGTCGGAAAAATCCAATTCCAAACTCTTTGAAAAAGGGGTTAGCAGATGCCTTTTCTACATTTGATGAATATCAATTAGCAAAATACAATCGCACAGGAAAAGATGTTACATTGAAAGATGTATTCCGTTTAGTAAGCCCATCTGCAAAAAAAGGAACAGAACGTTACGAACTTTATAAACGTTTGTTAGAAAATACACTACAAGTACCATTCACATGGGAAACACAGCTTTCTCAAAAAGGAAACAAAAAAGAAGTTTGGGAAGAATTAATTGATAGCGGAAAAGTGGGTTATATGGCCTTACTTCGTAACCTTCGCAATATCGTAAATTCAGGTGCCTCAAATATTGATACAGTATATAACATTCTTCGCGATCCTGAGAGAGTGAAAAAATCAAAACAATTACCATTTCGCTTTTTTTCAGCCTATCGTGTTGTGCAAGAAAAATTACCACAAGCAGGAAGTGAATTATTAGATGTATTGAATGACGCAATTGAAGCATCTGTTACAAACATGCCGAGGTTATCAGGAACAACATTTATGACAGCGGATATCTCAGGATCTATGACAAGTTACCCTGTTTCGAAAGATGGGACTGTTAAATGTGCAGATATTGCTACACTTATGATGGCAATGGCACACTCCTTCTGTGATAATTCTATTACATCTGTATTCGCAACTGATTTCAAAGTGGTAAATGTTTCTACTCGTTCTGGTATTTTAGAGAACATGAACACATTTTTATCAGAAGTTAATAAACATGGATATGGAACAAACTTACATCATTCTATCAAATATTTATTAGATAACAAAATCAAAGTTGACCGCATTCTTGTCTTCTCTGATGAGCAAGTGTACGGAGATAGATATGAGGGCAATTCTTCACAAATTCTTCTTGAAACATATCGTCGTGAAATAAATCCAGATGTTTGGGTTCATTCTTTCAATTTAAATAGTTACGGTAACCAACAATTCGTAGGAGAGAAAACAAATTTAATCGGCGGTTGGAGCGAAAAATGTTTGGACTTCATTCAATATGCAGAAGAAGGAACAGGTTCACTTATTTCAGCCATCGAAAATTATCAATAA
- a CDS encoding J domain-containing protein — protein MSIWETLEIEPTDNIAAIKKAYAKLLKIYHPEDDPEGYQRLREAFDKAIKSAKQMKTAPPSQLEKTDENEGNSYIHPVSPTWMDGDAELAATLVSEHPVHAFTEKIETLYNDFFARIEPKNWEDLLSSDVIWDVEHAAVIQDRLIEFLQYHYHFPRSIWELLDNVFRFSEQREELEFEYSEETVQFLLERISGEKEMRYDVFKKSDDLDFEAYFHLREEVQLTLMNNNLEAAKSALDFAYELYQEDPELLRMQGIYYLRIENKERALQSFNDILVICPDDPDGLLYRAQIYYDRGQFADAIKDCEHLLSIEPEHMDAQFLIVKYSFESGDIETVATRALDVVKRYVERFEFRSYCIRIHTEIPEKRQKQEINMKFIIGYALYLLFLFISRTWVYLLFMILIVLTPLPSKYALLLLFPLIWEAWKFVRLKTLA, from the coding sequence ATGAGCATTTGGGAAACGTTAGAAATTGAGCCTACCGATAATATTGCAGCTATTAAAAAGGCTTATGCAAAACTTCTAAAGATCTATCATCCCGAAGACGATCCTGAAGGATATCAGAGGCTGAGAGAAGCATTTGATAAAGCGATAAAAAGCGCAAAACAAATGAAGACCGCACCTCCCTCTCAACTAGAAAAAACAGATGAAAACGAAGGGAATTCCTATATCCATCCTGTATCTCCTACATGGATGGATGGTGACGCTGAACTTGCCGCTACTCTCGTTTCAGAACATCCCGTTCACGCATTTACGGAAAAAATCGAGACGCTGTATAACGATTTCTTTGCACGAATCGAACCGAAAAATTGGGAAGACTTATTAAGTTCCGATGTGATATGGGACGTAGAACATGCGGCAGTGATTCAAGATAGATTAATAGAATTTTTACAATATCATTACCATTTCCCCCGCTCGATTTGGGAACTTCTCGACAATGTATTTCGCTTTAGTGAACAAAGAGAGGAGTTGGAATTTGAATATAGTGAAGAAACGGTACAGTTTTTGCTAGAGAGAATTAGCGGCGAGAAGGAAATGCGTTATGATGTTTTCAAGAAAAGTGATGATTTAGATTTTGAAGCGTATTTTCATTTACGTGAAGAAGTCCAGCTCACGCTTATGAATAATAACTTAGAAGCAGCAAAAAGTGCACTCGATTTTGCATACGAGCTTTATCAAGAAGATCCGGAACTTTTACGCATGCAGGGCATTTATTATTTGCGCATAGAAAATAAAGAACGTGCGTTACAATCATTCAATGACATACTTGTCATTTGCCCGGATGACCCAGATGGTTTACTTTATCGGGCCCAGATTTACTATGACCGCGGGCAGTTTGCAGATGCTATCAAGGACTGTGAGCATCTACTGTCGATTGAGCCGGAGCATATGGACGCACAATTCTTAATAGTGAAGTATTCGTTCGAATCAGGTGATATAGAAACTGTAGCCACTAGGGCGTTGGATGTGGTAAAGCGTTATGTGGAACGCTTCGAATTTCGTTCATACTGTATTCGAATTCACACTGAAATTCCAGAGAAGAGACAGAAACAAGAAATAAATATGAAGTTTATTATCGGCTATGCGCTATACCTTTTATTTCTATTTATTAGCCGCACCTGGGTTTATTTGCTCTTTATGATTCTTATTGTTTTAACCCCATTACCATCTAAATATGCATTACTTCTCCTATTCCCACTTATTTGGGAAGCATGGAAATTCGTTAGGCTTAAAACATTAGCATAA
- a CDS encoding DUF1266 domain-containing protein, whose translation MPVLYKRKREKQLELYFRCLSSVCLNCVYLTNYFTRYEFTLIRDRFIGKRFLKNVLWTWKIENSTELKEKIIWFLEEGTRQEFNRIRHQLTPLSEAARKQLSKDHPDYEKLYIANYGLHILTDSGIAAFDYAWCICLCRVGRRLGYLSKQEAKNFMIQAARLSQHSYSDWHEYFNAFRIGSHFNANDIEFINKDKYNINYVSHLFNYKKTLLSVVPWENNLLKDLS comes from the coding sequence ATGCCTGTTTTATATAAAAGAAAACGAGAGAAACAGCTCGAACTATATTTCCGCTGTCTGTCTTCCGTTTGTTTGAATTGCGTTTACCTTACAAACTATTTTACCCGATATGAATTCACCCTTATCAGAGACCGCTTTATTGGGAAACGTTTTTTGAAGAACGTGTTATGGACATGGAAGATCGAAAATTCGACGGAGTTAAAAGAGAAAATCATTTGGTTTTTAGAAGAAGGAACACGGCAGGAATTTAATCGTATACGCCATCAATTGACTCCTCTTTCCGAGGCAGCGCGAAAGCAATTATCGAAAGACCATCCTGACTATGAAAAACTTTATATTGCTAATTACGGATTACATATTTTGACGGATTCCGGAATTGCAGCGTTTGATTATGCATGGTGTATCTGTTTATGTCGGGTCGGTAGAAGACTCGGTTATTTATCAAAACAGGAAGCAAAGAACTTTATGATACAGGCTGCACGACTTTCACAACATTCTTATTCAGATTGGCACGAGTATTTTAACGCCTTTCGTATCGGCAGCCACTTTAACGCAAATGATATAGAATTCATAAATAAAGATAAGTATAATATTAATTACGTATCGCACTTGTTTAATTATAAAAAAACTCTATTGAGTGTTGTTCCATGGGAAAATAATCTACTTAAAGATTTAAGCTAA
- a CDS encoding DUF2004 domain-containing protein has protein sequence MIINDAVFGELEYNYGWVRYTTITFCGKEAKIALMVDGEEESGFDKEQYESYDSLMKNWEQVQQSILQPILDYYKQKRYELGYDIEFNEHYPLIETTDQLLNRISLVGIVVPYAGIFEGRGIGLTFDCTWDMENGLGLLLINEKVTEVGYQDVAI, from the coding sequence ATGATAATAAACGATGCCGTTTTTGGTGAACTTGAATATAATTACGGATGGGTAAGGTACACTACTATAACGTTTTGTGGAAAGGAAGCTAAGATAGCGTTAATGGTAGATGGCGAAGAGGAGAGTGGATTTGATAAAGAACAATATGAATCATATGATTCATTGATGAAAAATTGGGAGCAAGTGCAACAAAGTATTTTGCAACCGATTTTAGATTATTATAAACAAAAAAGGTATGAGCTTGGTTATGATATTGAATTTAATGAACATTATCCTTTAATTGAAACAACTGATCAACTTCTTAATAGGATAAGTTTAGTTGGAATTGTTGTTCCGTATGCGGGTATTTTTGAAGGTCGAGGGATTGGACTCACCTTCGACTGTACATGGGATATGGAAAATGGTTTAGGTCTTCTTCTTATAAATGAAAAGGTAACCGAAGTGGGCTATCAGGATGTTGCGATTTGA
- a CDS encoding DUF2185 domain-containing protein encodes MKIINSEYGGFVVSKNILAGKPVRYSFREESSIPQLNGWNLYAIDDTDDYVNHADNFIILNAESIIKIAPVMFEIFEAPYGTDLCWLYEEGVHIGFYDVVADKEVTINELIKQN; translated from the coding sequence ATGAAAATAATTAATAGTGAGTATGGTGGTTTTGTCGTTTCAAAAAATATTTTGGCTGGCAAACCAGTTAGATATTCATTTAGAGAAGAAAGTTCTATCCCGCAATTAAATGGCTGGAATTTGTATGCTATAGATGATACTGATGACTATGTGAATCATGCGGATAATTTCATCATTTTAAACGCGGAATCTATTATTAAAATCGCCCCTGTAATGTTTGAGATTTTTGAAGCGCCTTATGGAACGGATCTATGCTGGCTATATGAAGAAGGAGTTCATATTGGATTTTATGATGTAGTTGCTGATAAAGAAGTGACCATTAATGAACTTATAAAACAAAACTAG
- a CDS encoding DUF5682 family protein — MEVVFRSSQSAEVNALLQRAYNLDQNVVYVPIRHHSPACSFHIQKIVALYKPDAILIEGPIDCNPLIPHIVSAESEAPICIYCSYDDKTDVLERGESGKYRAYYPFLDYSPELVALREGTAQSIPVSFIDLPYKEYLFATKNEEENGKYDEQYFRHSQYVRMLSEKTGCRSFHEFWEKYFELQGFHMTSEEFVRQLFHYCYYTRADYTQEMLIEDGCEAREIHMAKEIEKARKVYDKVLVITGGFHVKGLLELEGKKKKLSKSPLSKAYAKNYLMPYSFLESDQMRGYESGMPAPAFYQHIWENRDEAVAEQFMIRIARQLKAEEISMADEIEAARMIRELAPLRGKMQPGLYELMDAVRSAFVKGEISSANKPLTLLQTGLQGTKRGKLSKEADVPPLVHDFRASVRSFRLPAHSTVPQETILDIYKKERHLRLSQFFHCLAFLGVPFCEKLRGPNLARKQNINLMRETWKYRFSAQVESALIDLSVYGGTVREAAQEMLRAKLYKAKGRAGEVALLLLEAYLSGLFSDFSMYTQFIDEAVQEDGDFASMADCAYYLSQIEKANQQADHARHKALSLFSVLDGGNPAIIAEKLIDLYTLQPADQQFIEALELYLQREKRESQVEGAVFGLLTSLGKRKMDEVMQVAEGYFYGSGDMQKQAPIFLNGLFAGAKDIFLYNESLLDGMSHVLEVLDEETFLQVLPHLRLLFSQFTPLEVDTIARQVARLYGATEEIIKEEAISEDVLTYAMQLDRKAREFLMRRGLEDGE, encoded by the coding sequence ATGGAAGTCGTTTTTCGAAGCTCGCAATCAGCTGAAGTAAATGCATTGCTTCAAAGAGCTTACAATTTAGATCAAAACGTCGTATACGTGCCGATTCGTCATCATAGTCCTGCGTGCTCTTTTCATATACAAAAGATCGTTGCATTATATAAACCGGATGCGATTCTTATAGAAGGACCGATAGATTGCAACCCTCTTATTCCGCATATTGTGAGTGCAGAAAGTGAGGCTCCGATTTGTATATATTGCAGTTATGATGATAAAACGGATGTGCTTGAAAGAGGAGAAAGTGGAAAGTACCGTGCGTACTATCCCTTTCTCGACTATTCACCGGAACTTGTCGCACTGCGGGAAGGAACTGCACAAAGCATTCCTGTTTCATTTATTGATCTTCCTTATAAAGAATATTTGTTTGCAACGAAAAATGAGGAAGAGAATGGGAAGTATGACGAGCAATATTTCCGGCATAGTCAATATGTCCGTATGCTTTCGGAAAAAACGGGGTGCCGAAGTTTCCATGAATTTTGGGAGAAATATTTTGAACTGCAAGGTTTTCATATGACAAGCGAAGAGTTTGTCCGGCAGCTCTTTCATTATTGTTATTATACGCGCGCGGACTATACGCAGGAGATGTTGATAGAAGACGGATGCGAAGCCAGGGAGATACACATGGCAAAGGAAATTGAAAAAGCGCGTAAAGTGTATGACAAGGTGCTCGTTATTACCGGAGGCTTTCATGTGAAAGGGCTTCTTGAATTGGAAGGGAAAAAGAAAAAGCTGTCCAAAAGCCCATTATCTAAAGCGTATGCAAAAAACTATCTTATGCCGTATTCTTTTTTGGAAAGCGATCAGATGCGTGGCTATGAGAGCGGTATGCCTGCACCTGCTTTTTACCAACATATTTGGGAGAACAGGGATGAAGCGGTAGCTGAGCAATTTATGATACGAATTGCTAGACAGCTAAAGGCAGAAGAAATATCAATGGCAGATGAGATTGAGGCTGCGCGAATGATACGTGAACTTGCACCGCTTCGGGGAAAGATGCAACCTGGATTGTATGAACTGATGGATGCAGTGCGTAGTGCATTTGTGAAAGGTGAGATATCCTCGGCAAATAAGCCTTTAACGCTGCTTCAGACGGGTTTGCAAGGGACGAAGCGCGGAAAATTGTCAAAAGAAGCGGATGTGCCGCCGCTCGTGCATGATTTTCGTGCTTCTGTTCGTTCGTTTCGTCTTCCGGCGCATTCTACTGTACCACAGGAGACAATTCTTGATATATACAAGAAAGAAAGGCACTTGCGTTTAAGTCAATTCTTTCATTGCCTCGCTTTTTTAGGAGTTCCGTTTTGCGAGAAGCTGCGCGGTCCAAACCTAGCTAGAAAGCAGAATATTAATCTTATGCGAGAAACTTGGAAATATCGTTTTTCAGCACAAGTAGAAAGTGCTCTGATTGATTTATCTGTGTATGGCGGAACGGTGAGAGAAGCTGCGCAGGAAATGCTAAGAGCAAAGCTGTATAAGGCGAAAGGGCGTGCGGGAGAGGTGGCCCTTTTATTGCTAGAGGCCTACTTAAGTGGTTTGTTTTCCGACTTTTCCATGTACACCCAATTTATAGATGAAGCCGTGCAAGAGGATGGAGATTTTGCTTCTATGGCAGATTGTGCTTACTATTTATCACAAATAGAAAAAGCAAATCAGCAAGCGGATCATGCTAGACATAAAGCACTTTCGTTATTTTCTGTTTTAGATGGGGGCAACCCAGCAATTATTGCGGAAAAGCTTATCGATTTGTATACATTGCAGCCGGCAGACCAGCAATTTATTGAAGCGCTGGAGCTTTATTTGCAAAGGGAAAAACGAGAAAGTCAAGTAGAAGGGGCAGTATTTGGATTGTTAACTTCTTTAGGGAAGCGGAAAATGGATGAGGTAATGCAAGTGGCAGAAGGATATTTTTATGGAAGTGGCGATATGCAAAAGCAAGCCCCAATATTTTTGAATGGTTTGTTTGCTGGGGCAAAGGATATCTTTTTATATAACGAGTCGCTGCTTGACGGGATGTCCCACGTTCTAGAGGTACTTGATGAAGAGACGTTTTTGCAAGTGTTACCGCATTTGCGCCTCTTGTTCAGTCAATTCACGCCGCTTGAGGTTGATACGATTGCTAGACAGGTTGCTCGATTATATGGCGCCACAGAAGAAATAATAAAAGAAGAAGCAATTTCAGAAGATGTGCTGACGTATGCAATGCAGTTAGATCGGAAAGCGCGGGAATTTTTAATGAGACGGGGGCTAGAAGATGGAGAATAG
- a CDS encoding SWIM zinc finger family protein has product MDRNNHFLNVLSSIDETYLIAMSNKGTYKRAMKDLAAVSNVKMDVEEDAAQIQFADGTTVTFTGDIRSYSCSCEARSICKHVIMALLEAKKMYEGEEDIKVDFSALLNVNVRNIVSEKMWAEMMFRETFQQKFVLEEEGALIASFPEENITVRFLTAESVADAICTCKAEEICRHKVEAVYWYQKEKGISHETKQMQPLIIAPDKLAIFKEMIQQIVHFGLTRLTENTIYEIEQLSVKARSLKLAKLENLFRKLGADIGLYRMKHASFQMASYRQTLSAIYEHILLLERHHLQESPFRSEYYEVPPLTLYAFGASGWQTKSGYVGVTYYFYNREQEKWITYTQSRPMFYEGSSTTPEELHERQVPWGIAGKGYELSRSSFRLKQAKLNADFQLSSSSQTVGEVEGKTNVAEWQTLFLTSWEELLKKVKENKLEANKQGVFCIEVAEMGEWEFQKQEQKWIISLIDKYGKVLQMQMMKRPENERMIRLVKIYLDSLHVKRMLVHSYQEGTKLVVTPIILYTEAGEILNITLNEGETFYDRVSAHNR; this is encoded by the coding sequence ATGGATCGCAACAATCATTTCTTAAATGTTCTTTCCTCTATTGATGAAACATACTTAATCGCCATGTCCAACAAAGGAACATATAAGAGAGCAATGAAGGATTTGGCTGCTGTATCAAATGTCAAAATGGACGTAGAAGAGGATGCAGCGCAAATACAGTTTGCTGACGGAACTACTGTAACGTTTACGGGCGATATACGCAGTTACTCCTGTAGTTGTGAAGCTCGCTCGATTTGTAAGCATGTCATTATGGCACTATTAGAAGCAAAGAAGATGTACGAAGGTGAAGAGGACATAAAAGTTGATTTCTCTGCACTTCTGAATGTGAACGTTCGCAATATTGTCTCCGAAAAAATGTGGGCTGAAATGATGTTTCGCGAAACATTTCAGCAAAAGTTTGTTTTAGAAGAAGAGGGGGCTTTAATTGCGTCCTTCCCAGAAGAGAATATAACGGTTCGCTTTCTAACAGCTGAATCGGTAGCGGATGCGATTTGTACGTGTAAAGCAGAAGAAATATGCCGGCATAAGGTGGAAGCGGTATATTGGTATCAAAAAGAGAAAGGAATCTCGCATGAAACGAAACAGATGCAGCCTCTTATCATAGCGCCGGATAAGCTAGCTATTTTCAAAGAGATGATCCAGCAAATTGTTCACTTTGGATTAACACGCCTTACCGAAAATACAATCTATGAAATAGAACAACTTTCTGTAAAAGCACGTTCTTTGAAACTAGCAAAGCTAGAAAATTTATTTCGTAAGCTCGGGGCGGATATTGGGCTATATCGGATGAAGCATGCATCTTTTCAAATGGCATCCTATCGGCAAACGCTGTCCGCGATTTATGAACACATTTTGTTGCTAGAGCGCCACCATCTGCAAGAGAGTCCGTTTCGTTCGGAATATTACGAAGTTCCACCACTTACTTTGTATGCTTTTGGCGCATCCGGCTGGCAAACGAAGTCCGGTTATGTTGGTGTGACGTATTATTTCTATAATCGAGAACAGGAAAAGTGGATAACATACACACAGTCGCGCCCCATGTTTTATGAAGGGAGTAGCACAACTCCTGAAGAACTCCATGAAAGGCAAGTTCCATGGGGAATTGCAGGGAAAGGATACGAACTATCTCGTTCATCTTTCCGATTGAAGCAGGCAAAACTTAACGCCGATTTTCAATTGTCATCTAGCTCACAGACAGTAGGAGAAGTGGAAGGAAAAACAAATGTGGCAGAATGGCAAACGCTCTTTTTAACCTCATGGGAAGAATTACTAAAAAAAGTAAAAGAGAACAAGTTAGAGGCAAATAAACAAGGAGTCTTTTGTATCGAAGTTGCTGAAATGGGAGAATGGGAATTTCAGAAGCAAGAACAAAAATGGATCATATCTCTTATCGATAAGTATGGTAAAGTATTGCAAATGCAAATGATGAAACGACCAGAAAATGAGCGGATGATTCGACTTGTAAAAATATATTTGGACTCGTTACATGTAAAGAGAATGCTAGTTCATTCTTATCAGGAAGGAACAAAGCTCGTAGTTACACCTATTATTTTATATACAGAAGCAGGAGAGATTTTAAATATTACACTTAATGAAGGGGAAACGTTCTATGATAGAGTTAGTGCGCATAATCGATGA
- a CDS encoding VWA domain-containing protein, whose product MENSISLNRWRLVLGKHADDQITFQEEDPAYREMDEVLEFLYERERGEERGGSLDPSQLTVPTWVSKMRELFPKETIEIMENHALEKYDLTALLQDKQTLEKMEPNMNLLKCILQFKDHVKPDVLDTAKRIVAKVAEELRRNLEQEVKHALSGRPDRNRSSRVRTMRNFDFKKTIRKNLKHFDKETNSILIEKTYFYAATKHVSPWRVILAVDESGSMIDSVIHSAVMAGIFASLPTIKTDLFIFDTAVVDLTDRIDDPVETLMSVQLGGGTYIAQALHYATNKIEMPHKTIVVLVTDLYEGGSYNEMYREATKIVESGAKLIVLTSLDPTAQPFYDKQAAKKMAALGAHVAALTPGRLAQWIATIIS is encoded by the coding sequence ATGGAGAATAGCATTTCTTTAAATCGCTGGCGTCTTGTTCTTGGGAAACATGCGGATGACCAAATCACATTTCAGGAAGAAGACCCTGCATACAGAGAAATGGATGAGGTGCTGGAGTTTTTGTACGAACGGGAACGCGGAGAGGAACGTGGTGGATCCCTAGATCCCTCTCAGTTAACAGTGCCCACTTGGGTTTCGAAAATGCGTGAGTTATTTCCGAAAGAAACCATTGAAATTATGGAAAATCATGCGCTGGAAAAGTATGATTTAACGGCTCTATTACAAGATAAACAAACGCTTGAAAAAATGGAGCCGAATATGAATTTATTAAAATGCATTTTGCAATTTAAGGATCATGTGAAACCGGATGTATTGGACACAGCTAAGCGTATTGTAGCGAAAGTCGCTGAGGAGTTGCGTCGTAATTTAGAGCAAGAAGTGAAGCATGCATTAAGCGGTAGACCTGATCGAAATCGTTCTAGCCGCGTGCGTACGATGCGCAACTTTGATTTTAAGAAAACGATTCGAAAGAATTTGAAGCATTTTGACAAGGAAACGAACTCTATACTTATTGAAAAAACGTACTTTTATGCTGCCACGAAGCACGTTAGCCCATGGCGTGTGATCCTCGCAGTAGACGAAAGTGGAAGTATGATTGATTCTGTTATTCATAGCGCAGTTATGGCGGGTATTTTTGCAAGCTTACCGACGATTAAGACAGATTTGTTCATCTTTGATACAGCTGTTGTTGATTTAACGGATCGTATTGACGACCCCGTGGAAACGCTTATGAGTGTACAGCTTGGGGGAGGAACATATATTGCTCAGGCGCTGCACTACGCAACGAATAAAATCGAGATGCCTCATAAAACAATTGTCGTGCTTGTAACGGATTTATATGAAGGTGGCAGTTACAATGAAATGTACCGAGAAGCGACGAAGATTGTAGAATCAGGGGCAAAGCTGATTGTACTTACTTCTCTTGATCCGACTGCACAGCCTTTTTATGATAAACAGGCAGCTAAAAAAATGGCGGCGCTCGGTGCTCATGTGGCGGCACTAACACCAGGGAGGTTGGCACAATGGATCGCAACAATCATTTCTTAA